The Funiculus sociatus GB2-C1 genomic interval TTGCTCAGGAGACGGTAGTGAGTATCTGGATCGACAGCGTGCTTCTGGGGAAGTAAACCATCGAAAGGGAATAAGGTAATAACTCGCTCGAAGCGATCGCTCTGATTGAGTTCATCTAAATAAACCTGCCGATCCAACAGTTCCAAATTGTTGTAGCCAAAACCAAAACACTCTCGCCAGTAGTCAATTAACAGGTCTGGCGGGGGACTAAGAATAATACCGGGAATGGTATCCCCCAGAACCGCCAGGTTTTTCCAAGGTTCCTTCTCACCAATCTTGTCATAGCCAGTTTTGGTGGCTTCATCACTACCGTCTTGAAGGAAGTATTTTTTCGTGTTGGGATAAGTTGCCCAACTAGCAGTCGCGGGGTAATTCAAGATAAACGTATACCCCGCATCTGTTATGTCTTGGGCAAACAGCTCAGAAAAAGAACTTCCTTGGAAATACTGGAAGTTGTATTGAGGGTTCATAGGGAGATGCCTGGAGGTCTCAAAACCGTTACTTACTAGAAGCAGTCAAAGCAATTATGCGCTTTTAGCGAAACGCTCGTCTTCCTTCTTTGTAAATACTGCTGCCCGATCCATTTCTGAGCTTCTATAGGCAACTGCCATGTCTTGGGAATTATACGCCCAACCGATTTGTCCGTGAGGATCTAAAACAATACATCCGGCTTCTCCAGAAACCTGCTGCTTGAGCTTATCGATTGCCGTCTGAGCTGCTTCCTCTGGATGACGTGAAGCGGAGCCATTCGAGCTAGGGGAATTACCCGCCAATAGATCGACAGCAGTCCTAGCCAACCCCACCGGGATTATAGACTCGCCATCGCCTGTAGTTGAGCAAGCACCCTGAGTATTCGCGTACAAGCCAGCTCCCACCAGTGCGGTATCGCCTACACGACCTGGTAGTTGGTTCTCAAGACCTCCCGTTGAGGTTCCGGCAACCAAGTTACCATTGATATCCAGCGCCACACAGCCGACAGTAGCAGGGCGATCATGCGGCGTGTTCTGCTGCTCCCACTCCTCCTCCTGTTCATCACTAATCAAATCGGTAGGCTCGCACATCTCGCATCCATGCTTAGCAGCAAAACGTTCTGCACCTTCTGCTACAAGCAGCGAGGGCTTTTCCTCTAAAATTTTCCTTGCCACTGAAATTGGATGAGAGATTCGCTGTACTGCTGCCACACCTCCCCACCGCAATTTGTCACTTTCCATCATCGCAGCATCCAGGTACACTTCACCTTCAAGATCGAGGGTGGCACCCAGGCTGGCGTTGAAGGTTGCATCGCTCTCCAGGACTCGGATGGCAGCCTCAACTGCGTCTTTGGCATCACCGCCTTGTTCAAGCACAGCCCAACCTGCCTCGACAGCAGCTAAACAACCTTTTGTATTCGCTGTTGTCTTATCTTCTGAAATGGTTTTTGCTCCACCATGCACGATGATCGCTATTGTCATATTCCTCCACCAATTAAATTGAATTTGAATACAGCACGTTTGGCGTTGACTGATCCTCGCTAGAAGTTTCAACTGCTTTAACTGCCTTGACTTGTTCAAAAACAGTTGCATCAGCAACGACTGGAACCGCGTTACTGCCCATGCGAGGAATCTTGTCTACACGAAGGTTTAACCCTACCTGACTACAAGCAGCCACTACCAAGTTGACGCCCTGTTTAGCAAATTGCAGAACAGTTTCGCGCCTGATATTGCAAGAAACTCCCAAGATGGCGACAACTTGTTGATTGACAAGCTTGCGTTACATCCTTGTCGTTTTTTGCTGATGGCTGGGAATGTTTACGGGGCAGTCGCTTCTTAACAGAATAGATGGCGTTGTTTTATAAAGCTTCTACCGCAGGAGGCGACTCGCTTTCTCTACAGACGGAGTTCTACATTACGTCAATCTGTATTTTTCGATACATTATTTTTTAAAATTCTGCAAGCGCGAGCGATAGACTGTCCGGTTATTTCAAGGCAGCCTCATCCCAATCAAAAAGTAGCTGTATCTATCCTCACAATGAGATTCAATACCAGCCCATCTGTATACCGGCAAACGCCCAACTCACATCGAGAAGGTTTTATGTTTATCTTCGCAACGTGACCTAATAATTCCCCGTTCAAGAGCGATGATAGAGATATAAGCTTGTTTCCCACACGCTACGCTCATGCGATCGCGTGTTTTCTTCACCCAAGGCTATGCCATCCCAAACTCTCAGATATGCTTACTTCCCCGGCTGCGTTGCCCAAGGAGCTTGCCGGGAACTTTACCAGTCTACAGCAGCCCTCACCCAAGCACTGGGCATTGAACTCATTGAACTGAAAAAAGCCTCCTGTTGCGGTTCTGGCACCTTCAAAGAAGATTCCCAACTGCTAGAAGATACCGTTAACGCCCGCAATATTGCTCTAGCCGAGCAACTGAATCTGCCGTTACTCACACATTGCAGCACTTGTCAAGGGGTGATTGGGCATGTGGATGAGCGTTTGAAGGAATCCCAACAAACCAACCCAAACTACTTTGAGCAGGTTAATGGCTTATTGAAAAAAGAAGGCTGTTCGCCTTATCGTGGTAGTACCGAAGTTAAACACCTACTATGGGCGTTAGTAGCAGATTACGGACTAGAAGAACTGCAAAACCGGGTTAGCCGCAAGCTTGCTGGGTTGAAGTGTGCAGCATTTTATGGTTGCTATTTGCTACGCGCCCAAACTCATATACCCTACGACGACCCATTGGAACCAGAATCAATGGAGAATGTGTTCCGGACGCTGGGGGCGACACCAATTTATTACCGAGGACGCACCCAATGCTGCGGCTGGCCTCTTTCTAGCTATGCGACGACGCAATCTTTTAAGATGGCTGGTTCACACATCCAAGAAGCACTTGACGCTGGTGCTGATTGTATGGTAACGCCTTGCCCATTGTGTCACCTGAATTTAGATTCTCGTCAACCGGAAGTTGAAAAGGTGATCGGCAAGACTTTGGGTTTGCCAGTGCTACATCTACCTCAGCTTATCTGCCTCGCATTGGGGATTAGTCCGCAACAACTCGGTTTGGATCGGCACATTGTCTCAACTCGTCCAGTGTTGGAAAAATTAGGCTTTTAGTTTGAAGCTGTTCCACATTTAATGAAGCAGGTCGTCAAACCCTGAGTGAGGGACACAGATGCCCGACTTCTCTAAGAAGTCGGGCATCTCTCCAGATAGCCTGTACTTCATCCGACTGCAAGCCGGTGTATAAGCACTTGTTGGGTAAGTGAATAACTTTTTCACGCCAAGAATAAAGCTGCTCCAATAACGTGCAGAACGATGTCACTCCAGAAGTGCGCTACCATTGCGGCTAAAAGTCCCTTTCTCCAATAGAGCCAGCCAAAAAGCAATCCTGGGATACCGTTGAGCAATAGGGCCCGTGTGACCACAAAGGGAGTTAGGGGAACTAGACGAGCGGTTATTGGTAAGTGACCCGCCCCAAAAATTAAGGCAGTTAGAGCGATCGCGCTCCACATTACACTTGACTTAGGATGTTGCTGACGGGTGAGCTTTGTTCCCAACCAAACCAGTAACGTCATCAAACCCAAGCGCAACAGCAATTCCTCGGTAATCCCACCGTAGAAGGAAGCCAAAAAACCTTGCCACAGTGAGGGAAGCGGTACTTTGCGTAAGGCATCAGGTAAAAAGGGGACAAACACAAAAATCTCTAGCAGCAACATAATCCCTGCTACAATCACACCTGCACCAACAGATATGGGTAGGGATGCCCGAAACCGATGAGACGCTTGCGGGTCGCCTGCTAACCAGGCTTTAAGCACGGGTGCGCCTAGTCCAACTTTACCCCCTAACCAAAGCCCCAGCCCGGTGACGAAAGCTGTTTGCACCGAAGCTTGTATTGTGACTAATAGCAAGAATTGCCAAATAGGTATGGAAGGCGGCTCGATTAAGCTCAAAATATAAGGAAGGCTTGCTAAGGAGCCAAGCACTCCGCCAGCCGTTAGTATTCCAAAGACTTTTAAGTTCGCGGACTTATTTGGCTCTAAGGTTGCTTTCCTAGACATCCTAATCATCTATAGTTTTCTCAAATTTCAGCTAAGTTTCACCATAGAATTAGCTAGAGCGATCGCACTTCCTCCATTAGGGTTCACCTAACTGGGCGAACAAAAAAAGCTTTGTTGCTAACTTAAGAGCTATTTGCTGGATATACCTTTAATCCAGTTTGGTGCTGTATCTTAGAAACAAGCACTGGTAGGCAAGCTATGGATTTTGAACCGGAAGTCACCACTACATCGACACCCAAAGCCGCCGAATTTGACTACCCTCAAGCAAAGCCTCTAGCATTGCTGCGGGATACAGAATGTTTGCTGCGACGCAAAACCGTAAAAACCTTAATGCCAGTTTTGCCGCCGCCTGTGGCAAATAATTTGCAAGCAGCTTCAGCAGTTGCAGATGAGTCTCTCAGCGAGTTGGCAGAAATTGACCTAGATGCCATCAGTGATGATGAACTAAAACCCGCTAGAATTTTCATCGGTTTGACCTTTTCGGGGTTTGGGGCGCTATTTATGGTTTTATTGGTACTTTATTTAGATGCCCTGCACCCGGAACTTAGTGCAGCAGAACAGATTCGAGAATATTGGTATCAATACGTCTGGTTTGTCTGTTTAGGTGTTGCTGGGATGATGATATTGGGTCGAGAAGCGATGCGTCCGAAGAATTAAAAATTGAGAATGGATTTTTAATTTAAGTAGGCGGATGCGATTAGATTGAAGGTGTTCGTAGGTTGGGTTGACGTAGGAAACTCAACATCTGCATGGGTTAGCGATAGCGTAACCCATCCTACAAATAATTAATCCC includes:
- a CDS encoding CPBP family glutamic-type intramembrane protease, whose product is MSRKATLEPNKSANLKVFGILTAGGVLGSLASLPYILSLIEPPSIPIWQFLLLVTIQASVQTAFVTGLGLWLGGKVGLGAPVLKAWLAGDPQASHRFRASLPISVGAGVIVAGIMLLLEIFVFVPFLPDALRKVPLPSLWQGFLASFYGGITEELLLRLGLMTLLVWLGTKLTRQQHPKSSVMWSAIALTALIFGAGHLPITARLVPLTPFVVTRALLLNGIPGLLFGWLYWRKGLLAAMVAHFWSDIVLHVIGAALFLA
- a CDS encoding CoB--CoM heterodisulfide reductase iron-sulfur subunit B family protein, coding for MPSQTLRYAYFPGCVAQGACRELYQSTAALTQALGIELIELKKASCCGSGTFKEDSQLLEDTVNARNIALAEQLNLPLLTHCSTCQGVIGHVDERLKESQQTNPNYFEQVNGLLKKEGCSPYRGSTEVKHLLWALVADYGLEELQNRVSRKLAGLKCAAFYGCYLLRAQTHIPYDDPLEPESMENVFRTLGATPIYYRGRTQCCGWPLSSYATTQSFKMAGSHIQEALDAGADCMVTPCPLCHLNLDSRQPEVEKVIGKTLGLPVLHLPQLICLALGISPQQLGLDRHIVSTRPVLEKLGF
- a CDS encoding isoaspartyl peptidase/L-asparaginase family protein, which translates into the protein MTIAIIVHGGAKTISEDKTTANTKGCLAAVEAGWAVLEQGGDAKDAVEAAIRVLESDATFNASLGATLDLEGEVYLDAAMMESDKLRWGGVAAVQRISHPISVARKILEEKPSLLVAEGAERFAAKHGCEMCEPTDLISDEQEEEWEQQNTPHDRPATVGCVALDINGNLVAGTSTGGLENQLPGRVGDTALVGAGLYANTQGACSTTGDGESIIPVGLARTAVDLLAGNSPSSNGSASRHPEEAAQTAIDKLKQQVSGEAGCIVLDPHGQIGWAYNSQDMAVAYRSSEMDRAAVFTKKEDERFAKSA